One Halobacteriovorax sp. GB3 genomic window carries:
- a CDS encoding ABC transporter ATP-binding protein — MIHFNEVLKTFKSDFWSKEKVVLDKVSFEIPQGKVIGFLGANGAGKTTSIKILMDFIKPKSGTVVFSKELGNNDLEIKKNIGYLPEHPYFYPYLTGREFAKYLLELNGLKIGDYNDQLIRWTKKLLIDHALDQKIRSYSKGMLQRLGFVVAILHSPKFLVLDEPLSGVDPIGRSVMKDAIRELNAKGMTIFFSSHIVSDLEEVCSDVIFLERGKVLFNGSKDELLKKDTDLQYSVILREKDKLIEKVFNEEDKNIFLKEAIKNNKAIERVEAIVPTLEEVVYKLKK, encoded by the coding sequence ATGATTCATTTTAACGAAGTTCTAAAAACATTCAAATCAGATTTTTGGTCAAAAGAGAAAGTCGTCCTCGATAAGGTCTCTTTTGAAATACCACAAGGGAAGGTTATTGGTTTTCTCGGCGCTAATGGAGCAGGGAAAACTACATCTATCAAAATCTTAATGGATTTTATTAAACCTAAATCTGGTACAGTGGTTTTCTCAAAAGAGCTAGGAAACAACGACCTTGAGATTAAAAAGAATATTGGATATTTACCAGAACACCCATATTTTTATCCTTATTTAACGGGGCGAGAGTTTGCGAAATACCTCTTAGAGTTAAATGGGCTTAAGATAGGTGACTATAATGATCAGTTAATCCGTTGGACAAAGAAATTGCTTATTGATCACGCCCTCGATCAGAAAATCAGAAGTTATTCAAAAGGGATGTTGCAAAGATTAGGTTTTGTTGTCGCCATTTTGCATTCACCAAAATTTCTCGTACTAGATGAGCCACTATCAGGAGTCGATCCAATAGGGCGTTCTGTTATGAAAGATGCAATACGGGAGCTAAATGCAAAAGGGATGACTATCTTTTTTAGTAGCCACATTGTTTCTGACTTAGAAGAGGTTTGTAGCGATGTCATTTTCTTAGAAAGAGGTAAGGTTTTATTTAATGGAAGTAAGGATGAATTACTAAAGAAGGATACTGATCTTCAATATTCGGTGATTCTTCGTGAAAAAGATAAGCTGATTGAAAAAGTATTTAATGAAGAAGATAAGAATATCTTTTTGAAAGAAGCTATTAAAAACAATAAGGCCATCGAAAGAGTCGAGGCAATCGTACCAACTCTAGAAGAAGTTGTTTATAAGTTGAAAAAATAA
- the pilQ gene encoding type IV pilus secretin PilQ, which yields MKRGILLTIGAFFLTINAFSAQLEKIDFAQKGEISQLELIFDSNNVEAKKFQDSEFKQIIIDIKNSTATDKILRGFDTSEFSGGVVYVSAYKKPDNPKDIRLVLQLRDNVRSLLKRKPNRIVLEIENRFGAFSENTISSGQSFEEKVAETLEEDSKVLIPKSGAVEDILENLTLSGRKKYIGKRITINVQNLKIAEILKMIADASGFNIILTESVERLPPLSLNLVNVPWDQALDTVLGLGRLVAKKNGAILMVTTFDEAAKEQEKEIAAKRIKVRDEPLVTKIFPISYSDTKSLTDIVKPYLTPQRGTLSVDDRTNSMIVKDTVENIEKIKKIIEILDTQTPQVLIESKIVEVTEGYKKEIGLVEGLNFGYDPITSTADASDSGPGFSLSSAPSTGDGARDLFGLSITRFGRLLNLNFRLQLMENESKGKVVASPKVIAQNKKKATIQTVDTTSYSQQTGNGDDAVTSFQQIDATLNLAVTPQVTNEGSIALDIELSKEQFGTRPSNLAPPDKQARTVNTSVLVDNGSTIVLGGVYNYEKRETHSGVPFLKDIPLIGWFFRTPSGPEISKNELIIFMTPRVINQEEAGLGNKS from the coding sequence ATGAAAAGAGGAATTTTACTCACAATAGGTGCGTTCTTTTTGACGATTAATGCTTTCAGTGCACAGTTAGAGAAAATCGACTTTGCTCAAAAAGGTGAAATCAGCCAACTCGAATTAATCTTTGACAGTAATAATGTAGAAGCTAAAAAATTCCAAGACTCGGAATTTAAGCAGATTATTATTGATATCAAAAACTCCACAGCAACGGATAAAATTCTACGTGGATTTGATACTTCAGAATTTTCTGGTGGAGTTGTCTATGTATCGGCCTATAAAAAACCAGATAATCCAAAAGATATTCGTTTAGTTCTTCAATTAAGAGATAACGTTAGATCTCTTCTCAAAAGAAAGCCGAATAGAATCGTTTTAGAAATTGAAAATAGATTCGGAGCATTTTCTGAAAATACAATTTCTAGTGGACAAAGTTTCGAAGAAAAAGTTGCAGAGACTCTTGAAGAGGATTCAAAGGTTCTCATTCCTAAGTCTGGCGCCGTCGAGGATATTCTTGAAAACCTGACACTCTCAGGTAGAAAAAAATACATCGGTAAAAGAATTACAATCAACGTACAAAATTTAAAAATTGCTGAAATTCTAAAGATGATTGCAGATGCTTCGGGATTCAATATTATCTTGACGGAATCTGTTGAAAGATTACCTCCGCTATCATTAAATCTTGTCAATGTTCCTTGGGATCAGGCCCTTGATACTGTTCTTGGACTTGGAAGATTAGTTGCGAAAAAGAATGGTGCCATCCTTATGGTAACTACTTTTGATGAAGCGGCCAAAGAGCAAGAAAAAGAAATTGCAGCAAAGAGAATTAAGGTTAGAGATGAACCCCTTGTAACTAAGATTTTTCCAATATCTTACTCTGATACAAAATCTTTGACTGATATTGTTAAACCATATCTTACACCGCAAAGAGGAACTCTCTCTGTGGACGATAGAACGAACTCGATGATCGTAAAAGATACTGTCGAGAATATTGAAAAGATTAAAAAAATCATTGAAATCTTAGATACTCAGACACCACAGGTTTTAATCGAATCTAAGATTGTTGAAGTTACAGAAGGCTATAAAAAAGAAATTGGATTAGTTGAAGGTTTAAACTTTGGTTACGATCCAATTACTTCTACAGCAGATGCATCCGATAGTGGGCCTGGATTTTCACTAAGTTCTGCTCCTAGTACAGGTGATGGTGCGAGAGATCTATTTGGATTATCAATCACTCGATTTGGGAGACTTCTAAATTTAAATTTTAGGCTTCAGTTAATGGAGAATGAATCGAAAGGGAAGGTTGTTGCGAGTCCAAAAGTTATTGCTCAAAACAAAAAGAAAGCAACGATTCAAACAGTTGATACAACAAGTTACTCACAACAAACTGGAAACGGTGATGATGCAGTTACTTCATTCCAACAAATTGATGCTACTTTAAATCTCGCAGTAACTCCACAAGTTACAAATGAAGGTTCAATTGCTCTAGACATCGAATTGAGTAAAGAGCAATTTGGTACGAGACCAAGTAACTTAGCTCCACCTGATAAACAAGCTAGAACTGTTAATACTAGTGTTCTAGTAGATAATGGATCTACAATTGTACTTGGTGGTGTTTATAACTACGAAAAGCGTGAAACTCACTCTGGAGTACCTTTCTTAAAGGATATTCCACTAATTGGATGGTTCTTTAGAACTCCTTCTGGGCCTGAAATTAGTAAAAATGAGTTGATCATATTTATGACACCAAGAGTGATTAACCAAGAAGAAGCTGGACTTGGGAATAAAAGCTAA
- a CDS encoding prepilin peptidase, whose amino-acid sequence MTDFFLIKAFFFVFGAMIGSFLNVLIYRIPRELDFVRPRSACPGCGKLIYWYENVPILGYLFLRGKCSKCHWKIPLRYPFVEVVTGVASLLLMPSSLSSESLAFYAFYFSIFSCFLVHFIVDLEFKILPNVINLYLLATFLVYAILFSSPLFWGAGLLAGFGGPFLVSRGFKALRGEEGLGMGDVKLWGVLGIHFGVVGIIHNIFLSCMLGSVVGIALIALKITNRKTQIPFGPFILVVAFFQIFFKEDFSRIMESLFHLGV is encoded by the coding sequence ATGACCGACTTTTTTTTAATTAAAGCTTTCTTCTTTGTGTTTGGTGCAATGATTGGAAGTTTTCTCAATGTACTTATCTACAGAATTCCAAGAGAGCTCGACTTTGTGAGGCCTCGTTCTGCTTGCCCAGGTTGTGGGAAACTAATCTATTGGTATGAAAATGTTCCTATTTTAGGATACTTATTTTTGAGAGGTAAATGTAGTAAATGTCATTGGAAGATACCACTTAGATATCCCTTTGTTGAAGTTGTCACAGGGGTTGCTTCTCTTCTTTTAATGCCATCATCACTGAGTTCAGAAAGCTTGGCCTTTTATGCTTTCTATTTTTCAATCTTCAGTTGTTTTCTCGTTCACTTTATCGTTGATTTAGAATTTAAGATTCTTCCAAATGTTATTAATTTATATCTCCTTGCAACATTCTTAGTGTATGCAATTCTTTTTTCATCTCCATTATTTTGGGGAGCCGGATTACTTGCAGGTTTTGGTGGACCTTTTCTTGTGAGTAGAGGTTTTAAAGCTCTCCGGGGTGAAGAAGGTCTTGGTATGGGGGATGTTAAATTATGGGGTGTCTTAGGGATTCACTTTGGTGTTGTCGGCATTATTCATAATATCTTTTTGAGCTGTATGTTAGGCTCTGTTGTTGGGATTGCTCTTATTGCTTTAAAAATAACAAACCGAAAGACTCAGATACCGTTTGGTCCTTTTATTTTGGTTGTTGCTTTCTTTCAAATCTTTTTTAAAGAAGATTTTTCGAGAATAATGGAAAGTTTATTTCATTTAGGCGTCTAA
- a CDS encoding pilus assembly protein PilP → MTLFIFALPALGNSKKAEAILRKSKTNIVNPLDLRDPFKRPSLKTKKKQAKKVETTFFTNVPTIDSTPLENIRIVGILVGKERRAIAKVIGGDQNDNETFILKEGMTLGQNKAIIKAILPGGILLAEKITNVYDEEEYLETVIPVSNE, encoded by the coding sequence ATGACATTATTTATATTTGCTCTACCTGCATTGGGTAATTCTAAAAAAGCAGAGGCTATTTTAAGAAAGAGTAAAACGAATATTGTTAACCCTCTGGACTTAAGAGATCCATTCAAAAGACCGTCTCTTAAGACTAAGAAGAAGCAGGCTAAGAAAGTTGAAACGACATTTTTCACTAACGTTCCAACAATCGACTCTACGCCATTAGAAAATATCAGAATTGTAGGTATTCTTGTTGGTAAAGAAAGAAGAGCAATCGCAAAAGTTATTGGTGGTGATCAAAACGACAACGAGACCTTTATTCTAAAAGAGGGAATGACGTTGGGGCAAAATAAGGCAATCATCAAAGCGATCCTGCCAGGTGGAATTTTATTGGCCGAGAAAATTACTAACGTATATGACGAAGAAGAGTACTTAGAAACGGTTATTCCAGTTTCTAATGAATAA
- the pilM gene encoding type IV pilus assembly protein PilM, translating into MDIQNKLDSFIDDLKDQLSFGNKTLLGLDIGQSAIKFSEVSFNGKEFKLERFSSYPLPEASIIDDEIQKENEIVAAIQTAYKKGGFESKYVCLGISGANTIARKLQLAGGTEEEIEDQVIWEAEQYLPFAIEDCNLDFFNLGENEGGGVDVIIAAAKKEVLLNYKDLVEASGLKVKRVDLSQIALCNIFELAVYNKISEDEVGSWIVIDLGAQKTQILIFKNGTPIFMKEIDVGGSMITEEIQRQLGVNYFEAEDLKITGDENGNLPEEILEIIDDVVEAIFGELKKTIDFYISSTSDDSFLGCSITGGSSLIPGLVEGIKALLNVDVEVLNPFDGIKYDKKFSEEEINDIAFKGCVVLGLGLGQTDK; encoded by the coding sequence TTGGATATTCAAAACAAACTAGATTCATTCATTGATGATTTAAAAGATCAGTTGAGCTTTGGTAATAAAACTTTGCTTGGTCTAGATATTGGTCAAAGCGCTATTAAATTTAGCGAAGTCAGTTTTAATGGAAAAGAGTTTAAGTTAGAAAGGTTTTCTAGCTACCCACTTCCGGAAGCATCAATAATTGATGATGAGATTCAAAAAGAAAATGAAATAGTTGCTGCTATTCAAACGGCTTATAAAAAAGGTGGGTTTGAAAGTAAGTATGTCTGCTTAGGAATAAGCGGGGCTAATACGATCGCTAGAAAACTTCAGCTAGCCGGTGGTACAGAAGAAGAAATCGAGGATCAAGTAATTTGGGAAGCTGAACAATACCTTCCTTTTGCTATTGAAGACTGTAATCTCGATTTTTTTAATCTTGGTGAAAACGAAGGTGGTGGTGTTGATGTAATTATCGCTGCTGCTAAGAAAGAAGTCCTTTTAAATTATAAAGATTTGGTTGAAGCGAGCGGTTTGAAGGTCAAGAGAGTAGACTTAAGTCAAATTGCTCTTTGCAATATTTTTGAACTGGCTGTTTATAATAAAATTTCTGAAGATGAAGTGGGTTCTTGGATTGTCATTGATTTAGGGGCACAGAAGACTCAGATTTTAATATTTAAAAATGGTACTCCAATATTCATGAAAGAGATTGATGTTGGTGGATCAATGATTACGGAAGAAATTCAAAGACAATTAGGTGTTAATTACTTTGAAGCTGAAGATCTCAAAATCACAGGGGATGAGAATGGAAATCTACCTGAAGAAATTTTAGAGATTATTGATGATGTTGTAGAAGCTATCTTTGGTGAACTCAAAAAAACAATTGATTTCTATATTAGTTCAACCTCAGATGACAGCTTCCTTGGATGTAGCATTACTGGTGGTAGTTCACTTATTCCTGGATTAGTAGAAGGGATTAAAGCGCTGTTGAATGTTGATGTTGAAGTACTGAATCCATTTGATGGAATTAAATATGATAAGAAGTTCTCTGAAGAAGAGATAAACGACATTGCCTTTAAAGGGTGTGTTGTTTTGGGCTTGGGACTAGGGCAGACTGATAAATGA
- the pilO gene encoding type 4a pilus biogenesis protein PilO: MKLLIKNLHVFLLLYLGFGAYEKYIAIEERKVNSTSEIPTIEQRIKKSQKKKTDIENYMKEIEDAKKRIELVAIEVEKIQKKLPSSISDASNLEFIKTIAETLNVKNIYLSPRSGENHGFYNTKIYEFKGSGTFLQFLIFLEKISEAEQLLNVSEITISKGTSPRRGRFQEVNFEAKVEAYQYNDNHKEDRGIDKIESEFKSKKGRG; this comes from the coding sequence ATGAAGTTATTAATAAAGAATCTCCATGTTTTCTTGTTGTTGTATCTAGGCTTTGGTGCCTATGAAAAGTATATTGCTATTGAAGAACGTAAAGTTAACTCTACATCAGAAATTCCTACGATAGAGCAAAGAATTAAGAAGAGTCAAAAAAAGAAAACTGATATCGAAAACTATATGAAGGAAATTGAAGATGCAAAAAAGAGAATCGAATTAGTTGCTATTGAAGTAGAAAAGATTCAAAAGAAACTTCCAAGTAGTATTTCAGATGCATCAAATCTCGAATTCATTAAAACAATTGCTGAAACTCTAAATGTTAAAAATATCTATCTCTCTCCTCGAAGTGGAGAAAATCATGGTTTTTATAACACAAAGATTTATGAATTTAAGGGTTCGGGAACTTTTCTTCAGTTTCTTATTTTCCTAGAAAAAATTTCAGAAGCTGAGCAGCTATTAAACGTTTCAGAGATTACTATTTCAAAGGGAACATCACCAAGAAGAGGACGTTTCCAAGAAGTTAATTTCGAAGCTAAGGTAGAAGCTTATCAATATAATGATAATCATAAAGAAGATCGTGGTATTGATAAAATTGAAAGTGAATTTAAAAGCAAAAAAGGTCGTGGATAA
- a CDS encoding ABC transporter permease, protein MRVISIAKYTFIEVFKSRIIYNTLFLGVILLIASFIAREFTYGVPERVALDFGLGLLTLSSVGMGIFFGSTLISKEIEGRTIYMILSRPVKRWEYLIGRVLGMITMLIVNILILSLMSLFVFWMSSGNFFDSLIYWAILFAVVESVIILCISVLFSMLTNVTMSTVYTILIYILGHSLTNTTALNFAKNNPVFLYLLKFYGTFFPNFSKLNIKNFVLFENHLSTSYLVGSFSYGIIYIAAIMLLSVFILNKKDLT, encoded by the coding sequence ATGAGAGTTATAAGTATCGCCAAGTATACATTCATTGAAGTTTTTAAAAGTCGAATTATCTATAATACTCTTTTCTTGGGAGTGATTCTTCTGATCGCATCATTTATTGCGAGAGAATTTACCTATGGTGTTCCGGAGAGAGTCGCTCTAGACTTTGGTCTTGGCCTTTTGACATTATCAAGTGTTGGTATGGGAATTTTCTTTGGCTCCACGCTTATTTCAAAAGAGATTGAGGGAAGAACAATCTATATGATTTTATCTCGTCCAGTTAAAAGATGGGAATATCTCATTGGTAGAGTCCTAGGGATGATCACAATGCTAATTGTGAATATTTTAATTCTAAGCTTGATGAGTCTCTTTGTTTTTTGGATGAGTTCTGGGAATTTCTTTGATTCACTTATTTACTGGGCGATTCTATTTGCTGTCGTTGAATCGGTAATTATTCTATGTATTAGTGTTCTTTTTTCTATGTTAACAAATGTTACGATGAGCACGGTCTATACTATATTAATCTATATTCTGGGACATAGTCTTACGAATACAACGGCGTTAAACTTTGCAAAAAATAATCCTGTATTTCTCTATCTTCTAAAATTTTATGGAACATTTTTTCCTAATTTTAGTAAGCTTAATATTAAAAACTTTGTCCTTTTCGAGAATCATTTATCTACGAGTTATCTCGTAGGAAGTTTTTCTTATGGAATAATCTATATTGCTGCTATTATGTTGCTTTCTGTTTTCATTCTTAACAAAAAAGATTTAACATGA
- a CDS encoding PilN domain-containing protein: MIYINLIAKKKKKRIPKILGIEVSEINFKMLIIVYLISLTPDYFYFPKLEEEIVANEEKVQQLRNKERQLRTFLRKNQNVQEKLSAYNDQVEKLRLRSGQVDAIIKKRTNPKSLLEKLARGIPSDLWLDELRITSDRMLYLKGAALEYKHIGDFISITNESRFYGNSLNLKSSETKPERVQGTEFRFLVFEIEGNIETFDPWSE; the protein is encoded by the coding sequence ATGATTTATATTAACCTCATCGCAAAAAAGAAGAAAAAGAGAATTCCTAAAATTTTAGGAATTGAGGTTAGTGAAATCAATTTCAAGATGCTTATCATCGTCTATTTGATATCATTAACACCTGACTATTTTTACTTCCCAAAACTGGAAGAAGAGATTGTCGCTAATGAAGAAAAAGTTCAGCAGCTTCGTAATAAAGAAAGGCAATTAAGAACTTTCCTAAGAAAAAATCAGAATGTTCAAGAAAAGTTATCGGCATATAATGATCAAGTTGAAAAACTGAGACTTCGCTCTGGTCAAGTTGATGCAATTATTAAAAAGAGAACAAATCCGAAGTCATTGCTAGAAAAACTCGCAAGAGGAATACCAAGTGATCTTTGGTTAGATGAGCTAAGAATTACGTCTGATAGAATGTTATATCTCAAAGGTGCTGCCTTAGAATATAAGCATATAGGTGACTTTATTAGTATTACTAATGAATCGCGATTTTACGGTAATTCATTAAACCTTAAAAGTTCTGAGACAAAACCTGAAAGAGTACAGGGAACAGAATTTAGATTTCTCGTATTTGAAATAGAGGGAAATATAGAAACCTTTGATCCTTGGTCTGAATAG